CTTCAACGAGTGCTTCGAGTGGCGGCACTGCAAATTGTGGCGTCACGAAGTAGATGACCTTGTATGACACGTTCCCACTCCTTCAGAAGGGCTTGGAGTTACGCCTTGGATTCTTACAGACGTTTTCCCCACTTTTTCTTGAAAATTTCTCTCTTCAGTCTGCTCAAGTGATCAATGAACAGCACTCCGTCTAGATGATCAATTTCATGTTGGAGACAGATTGCAAGTAGGCCATCAGCTTCAACTTGAAACGATTCACCATGCCGGTTTTGTGCGTCAACGGTAACACATTCGGCTCGTGTTATCGTTTCTCGAAAGTCTGGGATACTGAGGCAGCCTTCTTCTGATGGGACTGTCCCATCCTTGGTTGTAATGATCGGATTAATAAATTCTAACGGATCATCTCCATCTTCTGATACATCTATGACGGTGACTC
This genomic stretch from bacterium harbors:
- the def gene encoding peptide deformylase, with the translated sequence MAKREIRIYPDDVLRQETIHVTEFAKGLHTLLDDMKETMYSAHGIGLAAPQIGELLRVTVIDVSEDGDDPLEFINPIITTKDGTVPSEEGCLSIPDFRETITRAECVTVDAQNRHGESFQVEADGLLAICLQHEIDHLDGVLFIDHLSRLKREIFKKKWGKRL